The following proteins are encoded in a genomic region of Rhizobium sp. CCGE531:
- the argF gene encoding ornithine carbamoyltransferase, whose translation MASPKHFLDLSAVPAAELRNIIDDAIVRKQAQKAGTADKPLAGKMLAMIFEKPSTRTRVSFDVGMRQLGGETLFLSGTEMQLGRAETIGDTAKVLSRYVDAIMIRTTDHSRLLELAQHATVPVINALTDDTHPCQIMADIMTFEEHRGPIKGKTLAWTGDGNNVLHSLIEGAARFGYRMNMAVPLGSEPKDHYLNWARNEGAEIMLSHDADRAVAGADCVVTDTWVSMNQEHRARGHNVFQPYQVNKALMAQAGQDALFMHCLPAHRGEEVTDEVIDGPQSVVFDEAENRLHAQKSILAWCLGAI comes from the coding sequence ATGGCTTCTCCGAAACACTTTCTCGATCTCTCCGCCGTTCCGGCTGCCGAGCTGCGCAATATCATCGACGATGCGATCGTGCGAAAGCAGGCGCAGAAGGCCGGCACGGCCGACAAGCCACTGGCCGGCAAGATGCTGGCGATGATCTTCGAGAAGCCGTCCACCCGAACCCGCGTTTCCTTCGATGTCGGCATGCGCCAGCTCGGCGGCGAGACGCTGTTCCTTTCCGGCACCGAAATGCAGCTTGGCCGCGCCGAGACGATCGGCGACACGGCGAAGGTGCTGTCGCGCTATGTCGACGCGATCATGATCCGCACGACCGATCATTCGCGCCTGCTGGAACTCGCCCAACATGCGACCGTTCCGGTCATCAATGCGCTGACCGACGATACGCATCCCTGCCAGATCATGGCCGATATCATGACCTTCGAGGAGCATCGCGGCCCGATCAAGGGCAAGACGCTCGCCTGGACCGGCGACGGCAACAATGTCCTGCATTCGCTGATCGAAGGCGCCGCTCGTTTCGGCTATCGCATGAACATGGCGGTACCCCTTGGTTCCGAGCCGAAGGATCACTATCTGAACTGGGCCCGCAACGAGGGCGCCGAAATCATGCTCTCGCATGATGCCGACCGGGCGGTCGCCGGCGCCGATTGCGTGGTAACCGATACCTGGGTTTCCATGAATCAGGAACACCGGGCTCGCGGTCACAACGTCTTCCAGCCCTATCAGGTCAACAAGGCTTTGATGGCACAGGCCGGCCAAGACGCATTGTTCATGCATTGCCTGCCCGCCCATCGCGGGGAGGAAGTGACGGACGAAGTGATCGATGGTCCGCAATCCGTTGTTTTCGATGAGGCGGAAAACCGCCTTCATGCGCAAAAGTCGATTCTTGCTTGGTGCCTGGGCGCGATCTGA
- a CDS encoding Hsp33 family molecular chaperone has translation MAENAASLGQFDFAGDDHVVPFQVEGLDVRGRAVQLGPLLDTILARHDYPTPVARLLAESIVLTVLLGTSLKFEGKFTVQTKGDGPVDLLVADFSTPENVRAYARFNEEALAKAVAEGRTEPEQLLGKGVLAFTIDQGRFSQPYQGIVALDGASLEEIAGTYFRQSEQIPTRVRLGAAELFDRDGDGKPRHRWRAGGLIAQFLPEAPERMRQPDLHGGDGDTGMRDHAEDDAWAEARSLVETIDADELTDPLVGTERLLYRLFHERGVRVYEPKAVFDRCSCSRDKLKGVLKGFTDEEIEASQDNGEIAVTCEFCSTTYRFEASEIEAA, from the coding sequence ATGGCTGAAAATGCCGCCTCGCTGGGTCAATTCGATTTTGCCGGTGACGATCACGTCGTCCCCTTCCAGGTGGAGGGGCTCGATGTGCGCGGCCGCGCCGTGCAGCTTGGTCCGCTTCTGGACACGATCCTGGCCCGGCACGATTATCCGACGCCGGTAGCGCGCCTTTTGGCTGAGTCTATCGTTCTCACGGTTCTGCTCGGCACGTCGCTGAAATTCGAAGGCAAGTTCACCGTGCAGACCAAGGGTGACGGCCCCGTCGATCTTCTGGTCGCCGATTTCTCGACGCCGGAAAATGTTCGGGCCTATGCGCGTTTCAATGAAGAGGCGCTGGCAAAGGCCGTCGCCGAGGGCCGGACCGAACCGGAGCAGCTGCTCGGCAAGGGCGTGCTTGCCTTCACCATCGATCAGGGCCGTTTCAGCCAGCCCTATCAGGGCATCGTCGCGCTCGACGGCGCTTCGCTCGAGGAGATTGCCGGCACCTACTTCCGCCAGTCGGAGCAGATCCCGACGCGCGTGCGCCTGGGTGCCGCCGAGCTCTTCGATCGCGACGGGGATGGCAAGCCGCGTCATCGCTGGCGGGCCGGTGGCCTGATTGCGCAGTTCCTGCCGGAAGCGCCTGAGCGCATGCGCCAGCCGGACCTGCATGGCGGCGACGGCGATACCGGCATGCGCGATCATGCCGAGGACGATGCCTGGGCGGAAGCGCGCAGCCTGGTGGAAACCATCGATGCCGACGAGCTGACGGATCCGCTTGTTGGTACCGAGCGCCTTCTCTATCGCCTGTTCCACGAGCGCGGCGTGCGCGTCTATGAGCCGAAGGCGGTTTTCGATCGCTGTTCGTGCTCTCGCGACAAGTTGAAGGGTGTGTTGAAGGGCTTCACGGACGAGGAGATCGAGGCGAGCCAGGACAATGGCGAAATCGCAGTGACCTGCGAATTCTGCTCGACGACCTATCGCTTCGAAGCGTCCGAGATAGAAGCGGCCTGA
- the apaG gene encoding Co2+/Mg2+ efflux protein ApaG, whose product MYRALTRDIEVVVEPFYLEEQSDPDDDRYVWGYRIVISNHSKTAVKLVTRYWHITDMNGIVDEVTGPGVVGEQPHLKPGDTYEYSSGCPLDTPSGMMFGHYQMETDDGELFHVKIPAFSLDTPNLLRTLN is encoded by the coding sequence ATGTATCGCGCCCTAACACGCGACATCGAGGTGGTCGTAGAACCTTTTTATCTGGAGGAGCAATCCGATCCGGACGACGACCGCTATGTCTGGGGATACCGCATCGTCATCTCCAATCATTCCAAAACGGCCGTCAAGCTGGTAACGCGCTACTGGCACATCACCGACATGAACGGCATCGTGGATGAGGTGACAGGCCCCGGCGTGGTCGGCGAGCAGCCGCACCTGAAACCCGGGGATACCTATGAATATTCTTCCGGCTGTCCGCTGGACACGCCGTCAGGCATGATGTTCGGCCATTACCAGATGGAGACGGACGACGGGGAGCTGTTCCATGTCAAGATCCCCGCCTTTTCGCTGGATACGCCGAACCTGCTGCGCACGCTGAATTAG
- a CDS encoding DNA helicase has protein sequence MRLSVPVYHLKRKARLLSRQQNIPLHAALDRIAAGEGFGGWSLLASKTNTAVPVGELYSRSSPGDLVLIGVRRGHGKTLMSLRLAVEAMKAGNRGVFFTLEDTEKVVLDRFPVIGADHAEFADLFDFDNSDAISADYIVERLAGAPRGTLAVVDFLQLLDQKREKPELMIQVQALKAFARARGVIVVFVSQIDRAYDPAQKPLPDLSDVRLPNPLDLKLFDKMFFLNDGLVEFKAAS, from the coding sequence ATGAGGCTTTCAGTCCCTGTTTATCATTTGAAGCGTAAGGCACGGCTTTTGTCGCGCCAACAGAATATCCCCCTGCATGCTGCATTGGATCGCATCGCGGCCGGTGAAGGTTTTGGAGGCTGGAGCTTGCTTGCAAGCAAAACCAACACAGCCGTACCCGTCGGCGAGTTGTATTCGCGTTCAAGCCCGGGTGATCTGGTGCTGATCGGTGTTCGGCGCGGTCACGGCAAGACCCTGATGAGTCTAAGGCTCGCCGTCGAAGCCATGAAAGCTGGCAATCGCGGTGTCTTCTTCACGCTGGAAGACACGGAAAAGGTCGTTCTGGACCGTTTTCCTGTCATCGGTGCCGATCATGCGGAATTCGCTGATCTATTCGATTTCGACAATTCGGATGCCATCAGCGCCGACTATATCGTCGAGAGGCTGGCCGGGGCGCCGCGCGGCACGCTGGCTGTGGTCGATTTTCTGCAACTGCTCGATCAGAAGCGGGAAAAGCCGGAACTGATGATCCAGGTTCAGGCGCTGAAGGCGTTTGCGCGCGCCAGAGGCGTGATCGTCGTCTTTGTCTCACAGATCGATCGCGCTTATGATCCGGCGCAGAAACCCTTGCCCGATCTTTCGGACGTCCGCTTGCCTAATCCGCTGGATCTCAAGCTGTTCGACAAGATGTTCTTCCTGAACGACGGTCTGGTTGAGTTCAAGGCCGCCAGCTGA
- a CDS encoding O-succinylhomoserine sulfhydrylase has protein sequence MSKTWRPATQLVHGGTLRSQFGETSEAIYLTQGFVYDTSEAAEARFKGETDGFIYARYGSPTNDMFEKRMCALEGAEDARATASGMAAVTAAILCQLKAGDHIVAARALFGSCRWVVETLAPKYGIECTLVDGRFVENWEKAVRPNTKLFFLESPTNPTLEVVDIAAVATLANQIGAKVVVDNVFATPLFQKPLELGAHIVVYSATKHIDGQGRSLGGVILSDKQWIDENLQDYFRHTGPAMSPFTAWTLLKGIETLPLRVAQQTANAAKIADFLAEQTSKVARVIYPGRKDHPQADIIAKQMSGGSTLVAFELKGGKEAAFKLQNALDIVKISNNLGDSKSLITHPATTTHKNLTDEARAELGISPGTVRFSAGIEDSQDLVEDFARALEQVSA, from the coding sequence ATGAGCAAGACTTGGCGCCCCGCAACCCAGCTCGTTCACGGCGGAACACTCCGCTCGCAATTCGGCGAGACCTCCGAAGCAATCTATCTGACCCAGGGCTTCGTCTACGACACCTCGGAAGCCGCGGAAGCCCGCTTCAAGGGTGAGACGGACGGCTTCATCTACGCCCGCTACGGCAGCCCCACCAACGACATGTTCGAGAAGCGCATGTGCGCGCTGGAAGGCGCTGAAGATGCCCGCGCCACGGCTTCGGGCATGGCCGCCGTCACCGCCGCCATTCTCTGCCAGCTGAAGGCCGGCGACCATATCGTTGCCGCCCGCGCCCTCTTCGGCTCCTGCCGTTGGGTGGTCGAAACACTGGCGCCGAAATACGGCATCGAATGCACGCTGGTCGACGGCCGCTTCGTCGAGAACTGGGAAAAGGCTGTTCGACCGAACACCAAGCTCTTCTTCCTCGAAAGCCCGACCAATCCGACGCTGGAAGTGGTCGATATCGCTGCCGTCGCCACGCTCGCCAACCAGATCGGCGCCAAGGTCGTGGTCGACAACGTCTTCGCGACCCCGCTCTTCCAGAAACCGCTGGAACTCGGCGCCCATATCGTCGTCTATTCCGCCACCAAGCATATCGACGGCCAGGGCCGCTCGCTCGGCGGCGTCATCCTCTCCGACAAGCAGTGGATCGACGAGAACCTGCAGGACTATTTCCGCCATACCGGCCCGGCCATGTCTCCCTTCACCGCCTGGACGCTGCTGAAGGGCATCGAGACGCTGCCGCTGCGTGTTGCCCAGCAGACGGCAAATGCTGCAAAGATTGCCGATTTCCTCGCTGAGCAAACCAGCAAGGTCGCCCGCGTGATCTATCCCGGCCGCAAGGACCATCCGCAGGCCGATATCATCGCCAAGCAGATGAGCGGCGGCTCGACGCTGGTGGCTTTCGAGCTCAAGGGCGGCAAGGAAGCGGCCTTCAAGCTGCAGAACGCATTGGACATCGTGAAGATCTCCAACAATCTCGGCGACAGCAAGAGCCTGATCACCCATCCGGCCACCACGACGCACAAGAACCTTACCGACGAGGCCCGCGCCGAGCTCGGCATTTCGCCGGGCACCGTGCGCTTCTCCGCCGGTATCGAGGACAGCCAGGATCTGGTCGAGGATTTCGCTCGTGCCCTCGAGCAGGTTTCCGCCTGA
- a CDS encoding 2'-deoxycytidine 5'-triphosphate deaminase — MMARNTGILADRAIAALFETGRLTSERELDVDQIQPASLDLRLSAHAFRVRASFMPGPSHLVADKLDRLKLHVIDLSEGAVLETGCVYIVPLMERLDLPEDMSASANPKSSTGRLDIFTRVITDRAQEFDKIPAGYSGPLYLEISPRTFPIVVRRGSRLSQIRFRVGKALLTEPELLALHETETLVASKKPNITGGGIALSIDLAGDKEGLIGYRGKHHTAVVDVDKKAQHDIFDFWEPLYSRGRTELILDPDEFYILVSREAVHVPPHYAAEMTPFDPLVGEFRVHYAGFFDPGFGHAPAGGRGSRAVLEVRSHEVPFILEDGQIVGRLIYEHMLEQPSSLYGSGLGSNYQAQGLKLSKHFRL, encoded by the coding sequence ATGATGGCTCGCAATACTGGAATTCTGGCCGATCGCGCCATCGCCGCGCTCTTTGAAACCGGGCGGCTGACGAGCGAGAGGGAACTGGACGTCGATCAGATCCAGCCGGCAAGCCTTGACCTCAGGCTTAGCGCCCATGCTTTCCGCGTCCGCGCCAGCTTCATGCCCGGTCCCTCGCATCTCGTTGCCGACAAGCTCGACCGGCTGAAGCTGCATGTTATCGACCTTTCCGAAGGCGCGGTGCTGGAAACCGGCTGCGTCTATATCGTGCCGCTGATGGAGCGCCTGGACCTGCCCGAGGACATGTCGGCCTCCGCCAATCCGAAGAGCTCGACGGGCCGTCTCGACATCTTCACCCGCGTCATCACCGACCGCGCACAGGAGTTCGACAAGATCCCGGCCGGCTATTCCGGCCCGCTTTACCTCGAAATCAGCCCGCGCACCTTCCCGATCGTCGTTCGCCGCGGTTCGCGCCTGTCGCAGATCCGCTTCCGTGTCGGCAAGGCCTTGCTCACCGAGCCGGAGCTTCTGGCGCTGCACGAAACCGAGACGCTGGTCGCCAGCAAGAAGCCGAACATCACCGGCGGCGGCATTGCGCTGTCGATCGATCTTGCCGGCGACAAGGAAGGGCTGATCGGCTATCGCGGCAAGCACCACACCGCCGTCGTCGATGTCGACAAGAAGGCTCAGCACGATATTTTCGACTTCTGGGAGCCGCTCTACAGCCGCGGCCGCACCGAGCTGATCCTCGATCCGGATGAATTCTACATCCTGGTCTCGCGCGAGGCGGTGCATGTGCCGCCGCATTATGCCGCCGAGATGACGCCGTTCGATCCCCTAGTCGGCGAATTCCGCGTCCACTATGCCGGCTTCTTCGACCCCGGCTTCGGCCATGCGCCGGCCGGCGGCCGCGGCAGCCGCGCCGTGCTGGAGGTGCGCAGCCACGAAGTGCCCTTCATCCTCGAGGACGGCCAGATCGTCGGGCGTTTGATCTATGAACACATGCTGGAACAGCCAAGCAGCCTCTACGGCTCCGGCCTCGGCTCGAACTATCAGGCACAGGGCCTGAAGCTCTCGAAGCACTTCCGGCTCTGA
- a CDS encoding LysR family transcriptional regulator — MNIHDLEAFVAVVETGSIVAASARINLTQPGITRRIQNLEDSLGIALLDRQSKPLKPTAAGREAYEHGRRVLRSLDDLKAGVSPGGAISGEFRLGIMPYLSEAALSAPLDQLRNEFPQLTLRIVSGWSPQLIEQVAHSQLDAATVCLAEGVEPPDNVVGDVLGVHSVILVAAPSLGVPKTPRLEDLSRFPWIMNQSGCGFRAFIHHRFEAERLPFEVAVEAMSADLRISLVARGVGIGVLTPAALAHSRWRNAIEIVEVPDFSPKVVNWLVHRPPAGRLARPIATFGEALAGTLKERGRF, encoded by the coding sequence ATAAACATTCATGATCTTGAAGCTTTCGTCGCCGTGGTGGAAACGGGCTCGATCGTTGCTGCCTCGGCACGCATCAACCTGACGCAGCCAGGCATTACCCGGCGCATCCAGAACCTGGAAGACAGTCTCGGCATTGCGCTGCTCGACCGGCAATCCAAACCGCTCAAGCCGACTGCGGCGGGACGCGAGGCCTATGAGCATGGACGCCGCGTCCTGCGTTCGCTCGACGACCTCAAGGCCGGCGTTTCGCCCGGTGGCGCGATCAGCGGCGAATTCCGCCTCGGCATCATGCCCTATCTCTCGGAGGCGGCACTCTCGGCCCCTCTCGACCAGCTCCGCAACGAGTTTCCGCAACTGACGCTGCGCATCGTCTCGGGCTGGTCGCCGCAGCTCATCGAGCAGGTGGCGCATAGCCAGCTGGATGCCGCCACCGTCTGCCTGGCGGAGGGCGTCGAGCCGCCTGATAATGTCGTCGGCGATGTGCTTGGGGTCCACAGCGTCATCCTCGTTGCCGCGCCGTCGCTTGGCGTTCCCAAGACGCCGCGGCTTGAAGACCTCTCCCGCTTTCCCTGGATCATGAACCAGAGCGGCTGCGGCTTCCGCGCCTTCATTCACCATCGCTTCGAAGCGGAGCGCCTGCCCTTCGAGGTCGCTGTCGAGGCGATGAGCGCCGATCTGCGCATATCGCTGGTCGCACGCGGCGTCGGCATCGGTGTCCTCACGCCTGCCGCATTGGCGCACAGCCGCTGGCGCAATGCGATCGAGATCGTCGAAGTGCCGGATTTCAGCCCGAAAGTCGTCAACTGGCTGGTACATCGCCCACCGGCGGGGCGGCTTGCCCGCCCGATTGCGACCTTCGGCGAAGCGCTGGCGGGAACGCTGAAAGAAAGAGGCCGTTTTTGA
- a CDS encoding MFS transporter, protein MSQVPERIASEAEDDAPEAVAAPSTLLFAVATGVIILNLFAPQTLVGIIGPSLGFSESGAGLVAMASLLGYAAGLFFLVPLADLMENRQLVLRMLLSGLVMAVAAALAPTGWSLLIFLFLLGAACSAIQILVPVAAGMAPPEHRGQVIGNVMSGVMVGILVSRPLASLFADFWGWRSFYAMSAATLALLAAVLALRLPERRPLVSASYGALIGSLFQLLREEPVLRLRAFTAALMMASFSLFWTSVALRLAQPPFSLSQSGVALFALVGAGGAAATSAFGRMGDRGWTRTATLVAHLIVLAAMALAAWVGEMRSGDSVALLILLGAGAVMLDVGVTGDQTLGRRAVNLLKPEARGRINGLFVGIFFLGGALGSALAGTAWDFGGWIAVCAAAAGFGLIALITGLAARA, encoded by the coding sequence ATGTCCCAGGTCCCCGAACGCATTGCGAGTGAAGCCGAAGACGATGCGCCAGAGGCGGTCGCCGCTCCCTCGACTTTACTGTTTGCCGTCGCCACCGGTGTCATTATCCTCAATCTCTTCGCGCCGCAGACGCTGGTCGGCATCATCGGCCCATCCCTCGGCTTTTCGGAAAGCGGCGCCGGTCTGGTGGCCATGGCGTCGCTGCTCGGCTATGCCGCCGGCCTGTTTTTCCTGGTGCCGTTGGCCGATCTGATGGAAAACCGCCAGCTGGTGCTGCGCATGCTTTTGTCAGGCTTGGTCATGGCCGTTGCCGCCGCCCTTGCGCCGACGGGTTGGAGCCTCCTGATCTTCCTCTTTCTGCTGGGTGCAGCCTGTTCGGCGATCCAGATCCTCGTGCCGGTCGCGGCAGGCATGGCGCCGCCCGAGCATCGTGGGCAGGTGATCGGCAATGTCATGAGCGGCGTGATGGTCGGTATCCTTGTGTCGCGCCCGTTGGCGAGCCTCTTTGCCGATTTCTGGGGCTGGAGGAGCTTCTATGCCATGAGCGCCGCAACCCTTGCGCTTCTGGCGGCCGTGCTGGCCCTGCGCCTGCCCGAACGGCGGCCTTTGGTCAGCGCCAGCTATGGAGCCCTGATTGGCTCGCTCTTCCAGTTGCTGCGGGAGGAACCCGTGCTGCGGCTGCGCGCCTTCACCGCCGCCCTGATGATGGCGAGCTTCAGCCTCTTCTGGACTTCCGTTGCCCTGCGCCTGGCGCAGCCGCCATTCTCCCTTAGCCAGTCCGGCGTCGCGCTGTTTGCCCTGGTCGGCGCCGGCGGTGCCGCCGCCACCTCCGCCTTTGGCCGCATGGGCGACCGCGGCTGGACGCGGACGGCGACGCTTGTCGCGCATCTGATCGTGCTTGCCGCCATGGCCCTGGCCGCCTGGGTCGGCGAGATGAGGTCCGGCGACTCCGTGGCCCTGCTGATCCTTCTGGGTGCTGGCGCCGTGATGCTCGATGTCGGCGTGACCGGCGACCAGACGCTGGGACGCCGCGCCGTCAATCTTTTGAAGCCGGAGGCACGAGGGCGCATCAATGGCCTCTTCGTCGGCATCTTCTTCCTCGGCGGCGCGCTGGGTTCGGCGCTTGCCGGCACGGCGTGGGATTTCGGCGGCTGGATTGCCGTCTGCGCGGCCGCGGCTGGCTTCGGGCTGATTGCCTTGATCACCGGCCTTGCCGCGCGTGCATGA
- a CDS encoding acyltransferase produces MRGIAWFLRLRAIFRSGVLKIARSTKVPLGTRIIWKRGDVRIGERVHFRKGVVIDAQEGSIEIGNHVSFNDYSILLGRGGISIGNDVRIAAHAMIVSFDHNFDDVSQPIRLQGVTKKPIVIEDDVWIGAGAKILGGAHVAKGCVIGANAVVKGKTEPYGIYVGAPARLLKRRGEADDSRSGKVEQFAGAKK; encoded by the coding sequence ATGCGCGGCATTGCATGGTTTTTGAGGTTGAGGGCGATCTTTCGGAGCGGCGTCCTCAAGATCGCCCGCAGTACGAAAGTTCCGCTCGGCACCAGGATCATCTGGAAGCGCGGCGATGTTCGTATTGGCGAGCGGGTGCATTTCCGCAAAGGTGTCGTCATCGATGCGCAAGAGGGCAGCATCGAAATCGGCAATCACGTTTCCTTCAATGATTACAGCATTTTGCTAGGCCGTGGCGGCATCTCCATCGGCAACGACGTGCGCATCGCCGCACATGCGATGATCGTCTCTTTCGATCACAATTTCGATGATGTTTCGCAGCCGATCCGCCTTCAGGGCGTGACGAAGAAACCGATCGTCATCGAAGACGATGTCTGGATCGGTGCGGGAGCCAAGATCCTCGGCGGCGCCCATGTCGCCAAGGGATGCGTCATCGGCGCCAATGCCGTCGTCAAGGGAAAGACCGAGCCCTACGGCATCTATGTCGGAGCTCCGGCAAGACTGCTGAAGCGGCGGGGAGAAGCCGACGACAGCAGATCGGGAAAGGTCGAACAATTCGCCGGCGCGAAAAAGTAG
- a CDS encoding transporter substrate-binding domain-containing protein, producing MAWSMAHAALVAMSCALPLAAQEAKPPNLPILFDARERLPKPDLSSLVRLRFLTSIDFPPFNFLDQNGKLTGFHVELARKICDELDIADKCQIQALPFGELQGALATSQGDAVISGVAVTPELRKSFAFSRPFLMLPARFVRNLKASISGTTAASLSGHSVGVVRGTVHEAMLAAFFPAIKPVPFDDKDALLAAVKDGKVDNAFADGLQLSFWVSSPAAEKCCALFDGPYLSQQFLGEGMTIMLRQRDADLTAAINHALATLSRDGRLQEIYLRYFPYGLY from the coding sequence ATGGCCTGGTCTATGGCGCATGCGGCGCTGGTCGCCATGTCCTGCGCCCTGCCGCTCGCCGCCCAGGAGGCGAAGCCGCCGAACCTGCCGATCCTGTTCGATGCGCGCGAACGCCTGCCGAAACCCGATCTGTCCTCGCTGGTCAGGCTGCGATTCCTGACCTCGATCGATTTTCCGCCCTTCAACTTTCTCGATCAGAACGGCAAGCTCACGGGCTTCCATGTCGAGCTTGCCCGCAAGATCTGCGACGAGCTCGACATAGCGGACAAGTGCCAGATCCAGGCCTTGCCCTTTGGTGAGCTGCAGGGTGCACTGGCGACTTCGCAGGGCGATGCCGTGATATCAGGCGTGGCAGTGACGCCGGAGCTGCGCAAAAGCTTCGCCTTCTCGCGCCCCTTCCTGATGCTGCCGGCCCGCTTTGTGCGCAATCTGAAGGCGTCGATCAGCGGCACCACGGCCGCGTCGCTTTCGGGCCATTCGGTCGGCGTCGTCAGGGGGACGGTGCATGAGGCCATGCTGGCCGCCTTCTTCCCCGCGATCAAGCCGGTGCCGTTCGACGACAAGGATGCGCTGCTGGCAGCGGTCAAGGACGGCAAGGTCGATAACGCCTTTGCCGACGGCTTGCAGCTTTCCTTCTGGGTCTCGTCACCGGCCGCGGAAAAATGCTGCGCCCTGTTCGATGGTCCTTATCTGTCGCAGCAGTTCCTCGGCGAAGGCATGACCATCATGCTGCGCCAGCGTGATGCCGATCTGACGGCCGCGATCAACCATGCCCTTGCCACGCTTTCGCGCGACGGCAGGCTGCAGGAAATCTATCTGCGTTACTTCCCCTATGGGCTTTACTGA
- a CDS encoding tellurite resistance TerB family protein — MNKPLSAHEALIYVMVLASAVDRTMNDRELSRIGELIHALPVFKGFDDEKLISVSRDCAKLLSSDEGLDIVLETVRDTLPARLYDTAYALAVEVASADLSVKAEELRLLSLLRDRFGLDKLTCAAIERSAIARYRKA, encoded by the coding sequence ATGAACAAGCCGCTTTCTGCTCACGAGGCCCTGATCTACGTCATGGTACTGGCCTCGGCCGTCGACCGCACGATGAACGACCGGGAGCTCAGCCGCATTGGCGAGCTCATTCACGCCCTGCCGGTCTTCAAGGGGTTCGACGACGAAAAGCTGATTTCCGTCTCCCGCGATTGCGCCAAGCTTCTTTCAAGCGATGAAGGATTGGACATCGTGCTGGAAACCGTGCGCGACACGCTGCCGGCGCGGCTTTACGACACGGCCTATGCGCTTGCCGTCGAAGTCGCTTCGGCCGATCTGTCGGTCAAGGCCGAGGAGCTGCGCCTGCTCAGCCTGCTTCGCGATCGCTTCGGCCTGGACAAGCTCACCTGCGCCGCCATCGAGCGCAGCGCCATTGCCCGCTATCGCAAGGCCTAG
- a CDS encoding thermonuclease family protein, with protein MRRNLWLAGAVGAVVGSWLTLVAVQIGEHGFALPGRGGGATTAESKPVATAPTDAARADAKAVEMAKQDDTASSKSQPKSLSTVQVASSTQEATNEKTTQPATASDSSPELPAIAAAASPASATDDTAKMPASDVAKDVDIAAAQKPVPANATPDKAAADPIPDNRIPADQIDREMSAAAHRTLPPQLQQQAQPKPESQQTSLDPASKPQGQTTTIELVRPFADQVGILTLGGRSVQLSGIIPTDVGRMCTGPSGDSWPCGQAARTAFRMYLRGRSIDCDVPDPAWKGMVKGECRYVRVDLSAWLVRFGWADPEPGSPLASLVDEARQKKRGIYGDDPRKNGKSTLAPPPAKEDPLNPI; from the coding sequence ATGCGTCGTAATCTTTGGCTTGCAGGCGCGGTAGGCGCAGTCGTCGGTTCCTGGTTGACCCTCGTCGCGGTCCAAATCGGGGAGCATGGCTTTGCCCTACCCGGCCGAGGCGGCGGCGCCACGACGGCTGAAAGCAAGCCCGTCGCAACCGCGCCGACGGACGCAGCCAGGGCCGACGCAAAAGCCGTCGAAATGGCCAAGCAGGACGATACGGCGTCGAGCAAATCGCAACCAAAGAGCCTGTCGACGGTGCAGGTGGCCAGTTCCACGCAAGAAGCCACAAACGAAAAGACCACCCAGCCAGCCACAGCCTCCGACAGCAGCCCGGAATTACCGGCTATTGCGGCGGCGGCATCGCCTGCATCGGCCACGGATGATACCGCGAAAATGCCGGCCAGTGACGTTGCGAAGGATGTGGATATCGCCGCCGCCCAGAAACCAGTGCCCGCGAACGCCACCCCGGACAAGGCCGCCGCCGATCCCATCCCGGACAACCGAATCCCGGCCGACCAGATCGATAGGGAAATGTCGGCAGCCGCACATCGGACCCTTCCCCCACAGCTGCAGCAGCAAGCCCAGCCCAAGCCCGAGTCGCAACAGACTTCACTCGATCCGGCATCCAAGCCGCAGGGGCAGACGACGACGATCGAGCTTGTCCGCCCCTTTGCCGACCAGGTGGGCATACTGACCCTTGGCGGCAGGAGCGTGCAACTGAGCGGGATCATTCCGACCGATGTCGGCCGGATGTGCACCGGTCCGAGCGGCGACAGCTGGCCATGCGGCCAGGCCGCGCGCACGGCATTCCGCATGTATCTGCGCGGCCGCTCCATCGATTGCGATGTGCCGGACCCCGCCTGGAAGGGCATGGTCAAGGGCGAGTGCCGCTATGTCCGCGTCGATCTCAGCGCCTGGCTCGTCCGCTTCGGCTGGGCCGATCCGGAACCCGGCTCTCCGCTTGCGTCCCTTGTCGATGAGGCCAGGCAGAAGAAGCGCGGCATATATGGAGACGATCCACGCAAGAACGGGAAATCGACGCTTGCACCGCCGCCGGCCAAGGAAGATCCGCTCAATCCGATCTGA